The genome window AAGCAATATCAGTACTAAATTTTCAATTCTACCCGCCACATCTTTAAATAATCATTTTTATCGCCATCAAAAGGACGTGTAATTGATCGTAGCTAACTTTTGGATTTTTTTGACGCTTTTTTAACCTGTTGTTGAAACAGAAGATAGGAGAATATGCTCAGGATATAGAGGGCCCTGGAGAAGGTTTTTTCGGGAATTGTTTTGGATTTGAACGATAATTTAATTCGGCCCTGTCTTGGTCTGTGAGTTGCTTGATGGGAGGGCGGAGCAATCCGCATTTGAGGTAATATGTTAGCTGGATATAGATTAACACATAAGATGGCGATTTTCCTGATAATCCTGGGACTGCTATGCCCGGCTTTATCAGCGGCCAATGACGCCCCCAGTTTGAAGCCGGTTCCCCGGCAGTATCTTCTTGAGGGACAATTGCTTGAATTGAATATAGAATCAATCGACGGCGATGGCGACCCGATTCAACTCGGCGTTACCGCCCGGCCCAATGGCGCTTCGTTTGTCGATAATGGCGACGGCACCGGGCAGTTGATCTGGCAACCCGATTTTATCGGGCCGAATTCCTCGGTCGGATCGCCGTTTTCAGTGACTTTCTGGGCCGGTGACGGCCTTAATTATGATTTGATTCAGACTGAAATCGTGGTGATTAACAATAACCGCAAACCGATCATTTCCGGACCCGACACCGTGACGGTAGCTTCAGGTTCTATACTCGACCTGGATTTGAGTGGTTCTGATATCGATCAGGATCCGCTTAGCTGGAGCACGGTCACGATGCCGGAGGGAATGGAATTAACACGCGGTGAGTCAGCCCATTTTACCTGGGCTACCACTTTTGCCGATTCCGGCATGCATTACCTGACCGCCCTCCTGACTGATCAATTTGGCGCCACTGATACGGCCACGGTTATTCTCCACGTTTTGCAGACCGAAGTCTATGCCCTGAAAATCGATACTCTTTCGGTTTACCCCGGCGAAAATGTTGAGATCAATGTCGAACTGATGAATTTGGAAGAGGTTTCAGGCATCAATCTGGTGATCAATTTTGATCCCTCGGCCATGATTTTCGGTTCTCTCACGCGCACGAACACCAGAACTGAAAACTTTGAATATTTTACCTACCAGTTGAACAGCCGTGGTATCCCCGGGGATATTAAAATTATCGGGGTGGCTGATCTGGAAAATAGCGTTGCGACGCCGGGTCTTGAGGTGGGCGATGGGCCGGTGGTCCGGATGGGATTTTATATCACCGGCGATCTCACTTTTGCCGGCTACTCGATACCCGTCAAATTCGCTTTCCGGGATAATCTGGAACAGAATGACAATACCATGACTGATCCGGATGGTGCGCGCATCGACCAGGATCAGATTGATTATTACGATGGATATGTTAAAATCAAAGCGTCTTCCCAGGACGGGATCGGCGATATCAACCTCAACGGTCTGACTTATGAAATAGGTGACGTTATTTATTTCACCAATTATTTTGCGGATCCGTCCCGTTATCCATTGTCCCCGGAACAGATTCTTAATTCCGATGTCAATGGTGACGGCTATGCTCCCAATGTGGCCGACCTGGTTTACCTGGTCAATCGACTGATGAATATCCTTCCGGGGAGCTCCAAAATCTCTCCCGGGGAAGCCCTGGTGGATATTGCCTTCGGGCCGACTTCGAACGGATTAGGTTTCAGTTACCGATCTGTCAGCGAACTCGGCGCCGTGGCCCTGGTATTGAAGGCCAATCAGCCGATCGATCAGCCGCTCGAAGTCAAATCCGCGATGCTTGATTTGGGGATGCAAATAAAAATGTCGATCGACGGCGATCTGGTAAGGATTATTATTTACAGCGATGAGGCTGTCCGGATGCCGTCGGGACTGAATACTTTTATGGAAATCGAAAATGATTTGAGTTTAACCATAGATGAAATCCAGCTTTCATCGGCCGACGGGTTTATCTTGACCCCGGTTATGAAAGACGATCCGGGAGAACTGCTTCCGGCCGGCTTTGAATTGTATCAGAATTATCCCAATCCCTTCAACCCGGCTACGGAAATAAGTTTCAGTACTCCCCAATCGGCTCCGGTCAGCCTGAAGATCTACAATATTCTCGGGCAGGAAATCCGGAGTCTGGTCGATGAGGTGCTTCCGGCGGGGAACCACCTGGTGACCTGGAACGGCCGTGATGACGCCGGCCGGATGGTTTCCAGCGGGATTTATTTCTACAGCTTGAGTACCGAGTCATATTCAGCGCGAAAAAAAATGATCCTTCTTAAGTGAGGTGCAGATATATGAATGCCAAATTGAAAACCGAAAAAAATAATCCACTGAGGTTCATGCTAAGATGGAGCCGAATCCCTCTGTTGGTTCTACTCCTGATGCTTTTGATAGGAAACACCGGCCACGCCCAATTGGTTGATAGTGTCAACTATAAACTCGCTATGGGGAATTTCAAAGGCCTGGCCGGGGATACTGTTCGCTGCCCTATCAAACTTAAGAATCTGTTGTCTATTGGGGCCTTCATGATTCGTCTTGAATTCGACACCACCCTGCTCAAACCTGTTTATGTCGGAACCGATGCCGCGACAGTCGTATTTGACTCACTGGAACTGGTCGGCCGGGGATTAGGTACAATTCACATCGACTCTACCAGCGGTAGTCCGCCCTGGGAAACAGATTATACGGTTTTCGCCCGATATGATTCGCTTAAACCATATCCCAACCAGAAAGCGATGTTTATTTCGTTTTTCCCGCCGTATCCACCTGATACGACCGAATACATCCGTAATCTCTGGGGTTCTCCTCGACTCACGCCCGAAACCAGCGACCCCTCGACTATTTTAAATCTGCTGTTCCAGGTGAAATCAACGGCCACGCTGGGGCAGGTGGGGTACCTTTATATAAAGAACAGCCAAGATGAACCGCGTGAGGTACAGCTCTCGGATACCACCGGACTTATTTATATTCAGCCGGGGTACGGTTATCCCCAGTTCGCTTATTGCACTTTTACGGTCGGAGAACCGGACAACAGCTCCCCCGTTATTTCGGTCAGTCCGGATTCATACAATGTCACCGCCGGCCAGCCGGTGTCCTTTAATGTCAACGTAACTGATGCTGATGGCGATGATGTAACCCTGACGGGAAGCGGGATACCCACGGGAGCCTCGTTTAGTCCGGCCACCAATGCCGCTACGCCGCTGACTCAGGCTTTCAGCTGGACCCCTACTTCCACTGATAACGGGACATATTCCATAACTTTTACGGCTGACGATGGTATTTCATCTCCGGGAACCA of Candidatus Zixiibacteriota bacterium contains these proteins:
- a CDS encoding T9SS type A sorting domain-containing protein gives rise to the protein MLAGYRLTHKMAIFLIILGLLCPALSAANDAPSLKPVPRQYLLEGQLLELNIESIDGDGDPIQLGVTARPNGASFVDNGDGTGQLIWQPDFIGPNSSVGSPFSVTFWAGDGLNYDLIQTEIVVINNNRKPIISGPDTVTVASGSILDLDLSGSDIDQDPLSWSTVTMPEGMELTRGESAHFTWATTFADSGMHYLTALLTDQFGATDTATVILHVLQTEVYALKIDTLSVYPGENVEINVELMNLEEVSGINLVINFDPSAMIFGSLTRTNTRTENFEYFTYQLNSRGIPGDIKIIGVADLENSVATPGLEVGDGPVVRMGFYITGDLTFAGYSIPVKFAFRDNLEQNDNTMTDPDGARIDQDQIDYYDGYVKIKASSQDGIGDINLNGLTYEIGDVIYFTNYFADPSRYPLSPEQILNSDVNGDGYAPNVADLVYLVNRLMNILPGSSKISPGEALVDIAFGPTSNGLGFSYRSVSELGAVALVLKANQPIDQPLEVKSAMLDLGMQIKMSIDGDLVRIIIYSDEAVRMPSGLNTFMEIENDLSLTIDEIQLSSADGFILTPVMKDDPGELLPAGFELYQNYPNPFNPATEISFSTPQSAPVSLKIYNILGQEIRSLVDEVLPAGNHLVTWNGRDDAGRMVSSGIYFYSLSTESYSARKKMILLK